Proteins from a single region of Flavobacterium sp. YJ01:
- the kbl gene encoding glycine C-acetyltransferase: protein MYGKIKEHLQSELQTIEENGIFKKERIITSPQGAEITISTGEKVLNFCANNYLGLSSHPEVVQAAKDALDTHGFGMSSVRFICGTQDIHKTLEKKIADFYGTEDTILYAAAFDANGGVFEPLLGENDAIISDSLNHASIIDGVRLCKAARYRYENNNMEDLEQQLIKANESGARFKLIVTDGVFSMDGLVAPLDKICDLADKYDALVMVDECHAAGFIGATGKGTLEAKGVMGRVDIITGTLGKALGGAMGGYTTAKKEIIELLRQRSRPYLFSNSLAPAIVGASIKVFELLEKDTALRDKLEWNTNYFKEGMKKAGFDIIDGDSAIVPVMLYDAKLSQTMANELLKQGIYVIGFFFPVVPKDKARIRVQLSAAHEKEHLDKAINAFTVVGKMLKVI from the coding sequence ATGTACGGTAAAATAAAAGAACATCTGCAAAGTGAGCTGCAGACAATCGAAGAAAATGGAATTTTTAAAAAGGAGAGAATTATTACTTCTCCTCAAGGAGCAGAAATCACTATTTCGACTGGAGAAAAGGTTTTAAATTTTTGTGCTAATAATTATTTAGGGCTTTCTTCTCATCCAGAAGTGGTTCAAGCGGCTAAAGATGCATTAGATACACATGGTTTTGGAATGTCGTCGGTGCGTTTTATTTGCGGAACTCAAGATATTCATAAAACTTTAGAAAAAAAGATTGCTGATTTTTATGGTACAGAAGATACTATATTGTACGCGGCAGCCTTTGATGCAAACGGAGGAGTATTTGAGCCTTTGTTAGGTGAAAATGATGCTATTATTTCAGACAGTTTAAACCACGCTTCTATTATTGATGGAGTTCGTCTTTGTAAGGCAGCAAGATATCGTTATGAAAATAATAATATGGAAGATTTGGAACAGCAATTAATTAAGGCAAATGAGTCTGGTGCTCGTTTTAAATTGATTGTTACAGACGGTGTTTTTTCTATGGATGGTCTTGTGGCGCCACTAGATAAAATCTGTGATCTAGCTGATAAATACGACGCACTTGTTATGGTTGATGAATGCCATGCAGCAGGTTTTATTGGTGCGACAGGAAAAGGTACTCTTGAGGCAAAAGGAGTAATGGGAAGAGTTGATATTATTACAGGAACTCTTGGTAAAGCTTTAGGTGGAGCTATGGGTGGATATACAACTGCAAAAAAAGAAATAATAGAATTATTACGTCAAAGATCGAGACCTTATTTGTTTTCGAATTCTTTAGCGCCTGCTATTGTGGGTGCATCAATAAAAGTGTTTGAATTGCTTGAAAAAGATACAGCGCTTCGTGATAAATTGGAATGGAATACCAATTATTTTAAAGAAGGTATGAAAAAAGCAGGATTTGATATTATTGATGGAGATTCTGCAATCGTTCCTGTTATGTTATATGATGCAAAATTGTCACAAACTATGGCAAATGAATTGTTAAAACAAGGAATTTATGTTATTGGGTTTTTCTTTCCAGTAGTGCCAAAAGATAAGGCCAGAATACGTGTACAGCTATCTGCAGCGCATGAAAAAGAACATTTAGACAAAGCGATAAATGCTTTCACAGTTGTCGGTAAAATGTTAAAAGTTATATAA
- the ileS gene encoding isoleucine--tRNA ligase, protein MSTKFTEYKGLDLPTVASEVLDFWKKENIFEKSVATREGAEPFVFFEGPPSANGLPGIHHVMARAIKDIFCRYKTQKGFQVKRKAGWDTHGLPVELGTEKELGITKEDIGKTISIEEYNEACKRTVMRYTDVWNDLTEKMGYWVDMEDPYVTYKPKYMESVWWLLKQIYDKGLLYKGYTIQPYSPKAGTGLSSHEVNQPGAYRDVTDTTIVAQFKTLPETLPSFLQGFGDIHILAWTTTPWTLPSNTALTVGPKIDYVLVKTFNQYTFEPINVVLAKNLVGKQFGKGFFLSEDDADFNNVKNGDKKLPYKILTEAKGADLVEIRYEQLLPYVLPYQNAENAFRVISGDFVTTEDGTGIVHTAPTFGADDAKVAKEAKPEVPPMLVLDEEGNAVPLVDLQGKFTSHLGDLAGKYVKNEYYDAGQAPEKSVDVEIAIRLKEENKAFKVEKYVHSYPHSWRTDEPLLYYPLDSWFIKVTDVKDRMFDLNETINWKPKSTGEGRFGNWLKNANDWNLSRSRYWGIPLPIWRTEDKKEEVLIGSVEELYNAIEKSIEAGFQKENPFKGFEIGNMSESNYDLIDLHKNVVDQITLVSASGQPMKRESDLIDVWFDSGAMPYAQWHYPFENQDKIDENKDFPANFIAEGVDQTRGWFYTLHAIGTLVFDKVAYKNVVSNGLVLDKNGIKMSKSKGNTIDPFKTIEEFGPDATRWYMIMNANPWDNLKFDLEGIAEVRRKFFGTLYNTYSFFSLYANIDGFKYEEAEIPLNERPEIDQWIISELHTLIKFVDECYEDYEPTKATRAISDFVQENLSNWYVRLCRRRFWKGEYAKDKIAAYQTLYTCLLTISKLSAPVAPFFMDKLYRDLTASTGTEDFASVHLAEFPKFVENFVNKTLESKMQKAQTISSLVLSLRKKEMIKVRQPLQKVMIPVLDENQRAEIEAISDLVKAEVNVKEIELLDDASGILVKQIKPNFKALGPRFGKDMGLISKEIQGFSPDQINQLDKQGTLDIVISGNNVTLSLEDVEITSQDIEGWLVANSNGITVALDITISEELKNEGIARELVNRIQNIRKDSGFEVTDKIKVQIKRDGVLENAVSKNEDYIKSETLTDELVFVDVLENGTEIEFDDIKTIILISK, encoded by the coding sequence ATGAGTACAAAATTTACTGAATACAAAGGACTTGACTTGCCTACAGTAGCGTCAGAAGTTCTTGATTTTTGGAAGAAAGAAAATATATTTGAAAAGAGTGTTGCAACTCGCGAAGGTGCAGAGCCTTTCGTATTTTTTGAAGGTCCGCCTTCAGCAAACGGATTACCAGGAATTCACCACGTAATGGCGCGTGCGATTAAAGATATTTTTTGCAGATATAAAACTCAAAAAGGTTTTCAGGTTAAAAGAAAAGCCGGATGGGATACTCACGGTTTGCCTGTTGAATTAGGTACCGAAAAAGAATTAGGAATTACAAAAGAAGATATTGGTAAAACAATTTCTATCGAAGAATATAACGAAGCGTGTAAAAGAACCGTTATGCGTTATACGGACGTATGGAATGATTTGACCGAAAAAATGGGATATTGGGTAGATATGGAAGATCCATATGTGACTTATAAACCAAAATATATGGAATCTGTTTGGTGGCTTTTGAAACAAATCTACGATAAAGGTTTGTTGTACAAAGGATACACGATTCAGCCATATTCTCCAAAAGCAGGAACAGGATTATCTTCTCACGAAGTAAATCAGCCTGGAGCTTATCGTGATGTTACAGATACTACAATTGTAGCGCAATTCAAAACTTTGCCAGAAACGCTTCCAAGCTTTTTACAAGGTTTTGGAGATATCCACATTTTAGCTTGGACTACAACTCCTTGGACATTGCCATCGAATACAGCGTTGACAGTTGGACCAAAAATCGATTATGTTTTAGTAAAAACATTCAATCAGTATACTTTTGAGCCAATCAATGTTGTTTTGGCTAAAAACTTAGTTGGAAAACAATTCGGTAAAGGATTTTTCTTAAGCGAAGATGATGCTGATTTTAACAATGTGAAAAATGGCGACAAAAAATTACCATACAAAATCTTAACCGAAGCAAAAGGAGCAGATTTAGTAGAAATTCGTTACGAGCAATTATTGCCTTACGTATTGCCATATCAAAATGCTGAAAATGCATTTAGAGTAATTTCTGGAGATTTCGTTACTACAGAAGACGGAACCGGAATCGTACATACGGCTCCAACTTTTGGTGCAGATGATGCTAAAGTGGCAAAAGAAGCAAAACCAGAAGTGCCGCCAATGTTGGTTTTAGATGAAGAAGGAAATGCAGTTCCATTGGTTGATTTACAAGGAAAATTCACTTCTCATTTAGGAGATTTAGCTGGTAAATATGTTAAAAACGAATATTACGATGCAGGACAAGCTCCAGAGAAATCTGTAGATGTTGAAATCGCTATTCGCCTTAAAGAAGAAAATAAAGCATTTAAAGTTGAAAAATACGTGCACAGTTATCCACACAGCTGGAGAACAGACGAGCCGTTATTATATTATCCTCTAGATTCATGGTTCATCAAAGTAACCGATGTAAAAGATAGAATGTTCGACCTGAACGAAACTATCAATTGGAAACCTAAATCTACTGGTGAAGGACGTTTTGGAAACTGGCTTAAAAATGCCAACGACTGGAACTTATCTCGTTCTAGATATTGGGGAATTCCGTTGCCAATTTGGAGAACTGAAGATAAAAAAGAAGAAGTTCTTATTGGTTCTGTTGAAGAATTATACAATGCGATCGAGAAATCTATCGAAGCTGGTTTTCAAAAAGAAAATCCGTTTAAAGGTTTTGAAATCGGAAACATGTCTGAATCAAATTATGATTTAATTGATTTGCACAAAAATGTTGTTGATCAAATTACTTTAGTTTCGGCTTCAGGCCAGCCAATGAAACGCGAAAGTGATTTAATTGACGTTTGGTTCGATTCTGGAGCGATGCCTTATGCACAATGGCATTATCCTTTTGAAAATCAAGACAAAATTGATGAGAATAAAGATTTCCCTGCAAATTTCATTGCAGAAGGAGTAGATCAAACTCGCGGATGGTTTTATACTTTGCATGCAATCGGAACTTTGGTTTTTGATAAAGTAGCGTATAAAAACGTGGTTTCTAACGGTTTGGTTTTAGATAAAAATGGAATTAAAATGTCTAAGAGTAAAGGAAATACTATAGACCCGTTTAAAACCATCGAAGAATTTGGTCCTGATGCCACACGTTGGTATATGATTATGAATGCAAATCCTTGGGATAACTTGAAGTTTGACCTTGAAGGAATTGCTGAGGTTCGCCGTAAATTCTTTGGAACATTATACAATACGTATTCTTTCTTTTCGTTATACGCAAACATTGACGGATTTAAATACGAAGAAGCTGAAATTCCGTTAAACGAAAGACCAGAAATCGATCAATGGATTATTTCTGAATTACATACATTAATCAAATTTGTTGATGAATGTTATGAAGATTACGAACCAACAAAAGCGACAAGAGCCATTTCTGACTTCGTTCAGGAAAACTTAAGTAACTGGTACGTTCGTTTATGCCGTCGTCGTTTCTGGAAAGGAGAATATGCAAAAGATAAAATTGCAGCTTACCAAACACTTTATACTTGTTTGCTAACAATCAGTAAATTGAGTGCTCCAGTAGCTCCGTTTTTTATGGATAAATTGTACAGAGATTTAACAGCTTCTACGGGAACTGAGGATTTTGCTAGTGTTCACTTGGCTGAATTCCCAAAATTTGTCGAAAACTTTGTTAATAAAACGTTGGAAAGCAAAATGCAGAAGGCGCAAACGATCTCTTCTCTAGTTTTATCACTACGTAAAAAAGAGATGATTAAAGTTCGCCAGCCTCTGCAAAAGGTAATGATTCCAGTACTTGACGAGAATCAGCGTGCCGAAATCGAAGCGATTTCTGACCTTGTGAAAGCCGAAGTAAACGTGAAAGAAATCGAACTTTTAGATGATGCTTCTGGTATTTTAGTAAAACAAATTAAACCTAATTTTAAAGCATTAGGACCACGTTTTGGAAAAGATATGGGGTTGATTTCTAAGGAGATACAAGGTTTTTCTCCAGATCAAATTAATCAGTTGGACAAGCAAGGAACGCTAGATATTGTTATTTCTGGAAATAATGTAACTTTATCCTTAGAAGACGTCGAAATAACATCGCAAGATATCGAAGGATGGCTAGTTGCAAATTCAAACGGAATTACAGTTGCGCTTGACATCACAATATCTGAAGAATTAAAAAATGAAGGTATCGCGAGAGAATTAGTAAACAGAATTCAGAATATCCGTAAAGATTCAGGATTCGAAGTTACTGATAAGATTAAGGTACAAATAAAAAGAGACGGTGTTTTAGAAAATGCTGTTTCGAAAAATGAGGACTATATTAAGTCTGAAACATTAACAGATGAACTGGTTTTTGTAGACGTTTTAGAAAACGGCACAGAAATTGAGTTTGATGATATTAAAACCATTATATTAATTTCAAAATAG
- a CDS encoding lipoprotein signal peptidase produces the protein MSLRKAYFLIFLVLIVDQLSKIYVKTNFVLGGEYPVFSWFKIHFIENEGMAWGTKIPGEYGKLILTVFRIFAVFGIGWWLADSVKKRHSNYLIVAIALIFAGAAGNIIDSVFYGVIFDDSTNNLATIFSPEPYGTWFHGLVVDMFYFPLWEGDLPTWLPIFGGNHFAFFNAIFNVADVAISTGVGILLVFNKRAFPKHE, from the coding sequence ATGTCATTACGAAAAGCGTATTTCCTTATATTCTTAGTTTTAATTGTGGATCAACTTTCTAAAATCTATGTCAAAACAAATTTTGTTCTTGGAGGTGAGTATCCCGTTTTTAGTTGGTTTAAGATTCATTTCATAGAAAATGAAGGAATGGCTTGGGGAACAAAAATCCCTGGAGAATATGGAAAATTGATTTTGACTGTTTTTAGGATTTTTGCCGTATTCGGAATTGGATGGTGGCTTGCTGACTCTGTTAAAAAACGCCATTCAAATTATTTAATAGTAGCGATTGCTTTAATTTTTGCAGGTGCTGCAGGAAATATCATCGATTCTGTTTTCTACGGAGTTATTTTTGATGACAGCACTAATAATCTAGCAACAATTTTTTCTCCCGAACCTTACGGAACTTGGTTTCATGGTTTGGTTGTCGATATGTTCTATTTTCCTCTATGGGAAGGAGATCTTCCGACTTGGTTGCCAATTTTTGGAGGAAATCATTTTGCTTTTTTCAATGCTATTTTTAATGTTGCCGATGTAGCAATTTCTACTGGAGTTGGTATACTTTTGGTTTTCAATAAGAGAGCTTTTCCAAAACACGAATAA
- a CDS encoding TraR/DksA C4-type zinc finger protein, giving the protein MIDEITRYSDADLAEFKEIIQAKIKKAQEDLDLIKSAYMNDLNNGTDDTSPTFKAFEEGSETMSKEANSQLAIRQEKFIRDLKNALFRVENKTYGICKVTGKLISKERLKIVPHATMSIEAKNLQR; this is encoded by the coding sequence ATGATAGATGAAATTACAAGATACTCTGATGCTGACTTAGCGGAGTTCAAAGAAATAATACAAGCAAAAATTAAAAAAGCACAAGAAGATCTTGATTTGATCAAAAGTGCCTATATGAATGATTTAAATAACGGAACAGACGATACATCTCCAACATTCAAAGCTTTTGAAGAAGGAAGTGAAACAATGTCTAAAGAAGCAAACTCTCAATTGGCTATCAGACAAGAGAAGTTTATTCGTGACTTAAAAAACGCTTTATTCCGTGTTGAAAACAAAACATATGGTATTTGCAAAGTAACAGGTAAATTAATTAGCAAAGAAAGGCTTAAAATCGTTCCTCATGCAACAATGAGTATCGAAGCTAAAAACTTGCAGAGATAA
- a CDS encoding UvrD-helicase domain-containing protein, with the protein MQSPSFSIYDASAGSGKTYTLVKEYLKIILSSPKNDAYRNILAITFTNKAVHEMKSRIVGNLSEFAKDEPSSKAYDLMEDISRDTGLSVIKIKTKSQQIIKHLIHNYAAFDISTIDKFTHKVIRAFAHDLNLPMTFEVTLDTENLLVEAVDAIIAQAGEDETLTKLLIDFTMEKTDDDKSWDVSREILDTGRLILNENNRNEILHFQDKTIGEFVEIKAKMQALCKELEKTNEELAVKAIELIDKNGIDSKSFSRGTFPNHLESIRGGKFNPKNKTFHEFDDIAINKTAKDRALIENIIPELLQILKEVYQNFEKRDFYKAFLKNITPLSLLNTVSNELAKIQSEQNVLSISEFNAIIHREIQNQPAPFIYERLGERYRNFFIDEFQDTSEMQWQNLIPLIDNSLSGLDDFGNKGTLMIVGDPKQSIYRWRGGKAEQFIELSKDVNPFNNPDKQLKHLNTNYRSYSGVIEFNNAFFKLISAEFSNEDYKDLYENHSFQNTNSKKGGYVNISFLPVVDKNEFGDEDEVVEKSDLYVLATLNTILEVVKQGFEYKDIVILTRKRDQGIAIANYLTEQGIPLLSSETLMIQNAAEVRFIVHLLRYLNNSANLESKANFLHYLASNKDLSMPVHDFIALGMSYKLEKEFENWLLTFDVAFSFEDVRKKSLYEAVEIIISKFILPSEGNAYVQFFLDIVLERDIRNQAGVSDFLSFWDKNAEKFSIPSPEGNNAVRIMTIHKSKGLEFPVVIMPFADEDYNRKPKDKLWLDTEEIDLGVPKALVDNSSAVESFGESASAVFNLKKQEELLDNINVLYVALTRAEEQLYVISQSLKAKNDGEYPNNMASFFIKFLINEGVYDEEKLNYEFGSKTRLSKASKTVDLVKSIPVVREVLNPKNIKIAQREALMWGTHQQEAISYGNIVHEILAFVKDKSDIDLAVTKSLENGLITYDQIDQVSQTLREIVNHPELAICFNGDDTVLNEQTIVQKEGRILKPDRVVFLENKEAFLLDYKTGAVNAKYQQQIQAYQDAIEDLGYKVLKKALVYIGAEIEVVNL; encoded by the coding sequence ATGCAAAGTCCGTCTTTTTCTATTTATGATGCTTCTGCAGGATCAGGAAAGACGTATACATTGGTAAAAGAATATTTGAAAATTATTCTTTCTTCTCCAAAAAATGATGCATACCGAAATATTTTAGCGATAACTTTTACCAACAAAGCGGTTCATGAAATGAAAAGCCGTATTGTTGGAAATTTGTCTGAATTTGCTAAAGACGAACCCTCTTCAAAAGCATATGATTTAATGGAAGATATTTCTCGTGATACGGGACTTTCGGTCATTAAAATCAAAACAAAATCGCAACAGATTATAAAGCACTTAATTCATAATTATGCTGCTTTTGATATTTCTACTATTGATAAATTTACCCATAAAGTTATTCGTGCATTTGCACATGACTTGAATCTTCCGATGACTTTTGAGGTTACTTTAGATACCGAAAATTTATTAGTCGAAGCCGTCGATGCCATAATTGCGCAAGCGGGAGAAGATGAAACATTGACTAAACTGCTCATCGATTTTACAATGGAAAAAACCGATGACGATAAAAGCTGGGATGTTTCAAGAGAAATTTTGGATACTGGAAGATTGATTTTGAATGAAAATAATCGAAATGAAATTCTTCATTTTCAAGATAAAACAATCGGAGAATTTGTTGAGATTAAGGCGAAAATGCAAGCGCTTTGTAAAGAATTAGAAAAGACAAATGAAGAACTTGCCGTTAAAGCAATTGAATTAATTGATAAAAACGGAATTGATTCTAAATCATTTTCTAGAGGAACTTTTCCGAATCATTTAGAAAGTATTCGTGGCGGAAAATTCAATCCAAAAAATAAAACTTTCCATGAGTTCGATGATATTGCGATTAACAAAACGGCAAAAGACCGCGCTTTAATTGAAAATATTATTCCAGAATTACTTCAAATCTTAAAAGAGGTTTATCAGAATTTTGAAAAAAGAGATTTTTATAAAGCCTTTCTGAAAAACATAACGCCGCTTTCTTTGTTGAATACGGTAAGCAATGAATTGGCTAAAATTCAATCTGAACAGAATGTATTGTCAATTTCAGAATTTAATGCCATAATTCATCGCGAAATTCAGAATCAGCCGGCGCCATTCATTTATGAGCGTTTGGGAGAGCGTTATCGTAATTTTTTTATAGACGAATTTCAGGATACTTCAGAAATGCAATGGCAGAATTTGATTCCGCTAATCGACAATTCGCTTTCTGGTTTAGATGATTTTGGAAATAAAGGAACTTTGATGATTGTTGGCGATCCAAAACAATCTATTTATCGCTGGCGCGGAGGAAAAGCAGAGCAATTTATCGAATTAAGTAAAGATGTAAATCCATTTAATAATCCAGATAAACAGCTTAAACATCTAAATACCAATTACCGAAGTTATAGTGGAGTTATTGAATTTAATAACGCTTTCTTTAAGCTTATTTCGGCAGAATTTTCAAATGAAGATTATAAAGATTTGTATGAAAATCATAGTTTTCAAAATACCAATTCAAAAAAAGGCGGTTATGTAAATATTTCTTTTCTTCCTGTGGTCGATAAAAATGAATTTGGAGATGAAGATGAAGTTGTTGAGAAATCTGATTTATATGTTTTGGCAACTTTGAATACAATTCTTGAGGTTGTAAAACAAGGTTTCGAATATAAAGACATTGTAATTCTAACGCGAAAAAGAGATCAGGGAATTGCGATTGCTAATTATTTGACAGAACAAGGAATTCCGCTTTTATCGTCAGAAACCTTAATGATTCAAAATGCGGCAGAAGTCCGTTTTATTGTTCATCTACTTCGTTATTTAAATAATAGTGCCAATTTAGAATCGAAAGCTAATTTTTTGCATTATTTGGCTTCAAATAAAGATTTGTCAATGCCGGTTCATGATTTTATAGCTTTAGGGATGAGTTATAAATTGGAAAAAGAATTTGAAAATTGGCTTTTAACTTTTGATGTTGCTTTTTCGTTTGAAGATGTTCGTAAAAAATCACTTTACGAAGCTGTTGAAATTATTATTTCTAAATTTATTCTTCCTTCTGAGGGAAATGCCTATGTGCAATTCTTTTTGGATATAGTTTTAGAAAGAGATATTCGGAATCAGGCAGGAGTTTCAGATTTCTTGTCTTTTTGGGATAAAAACGCAGAAAAATTTAGTATTCCGTCTCCCGAAGGAAATAATGCTGTTCGAATTATGACCATTCATAAATCAAAAGGATTAGAATTTCCTGTTGTAATTATGCCTTTTGCAGATGAAGATTATAATAGAAAACCAAAAGATAAGCTATGGCTCGATACAGAAGAAATTGATTTAGGGGTTCCGAAAGCATTGGTTGATAATAGTAGTGCGGTTGAGAGTTTTGGAGAAAGTGCATCGGCTGTTTTCAATTTGAAAAAACAAGAAGAGCTTTTAGATAATATTAATGTTTTGTATGTGGCGTTAACCCGTGCGGAAGAACAATTATATGTTATTTCTCAGTCTTTAAAAGCAAAAAATGACGGAGAATATCCAAATAATATGGCTTCTTTTTTTATTAAATTTTTAATTAATGAAGGAGTTTATGATGAAGAAAAATTGAATTATGAATTTGGAAGTAAAACAAGGCTTTCTAAAGCTTCAAAGACTGTTGATCTTGTAAAATCAATTCCTGTTGTAAGGGAAGTTTTGAATCCTAAAAATATAAAAATAGCGCAGCGAGAGGCCTTAATGTGGGGAACGCATCAGCAAGAAGCGATTTCTTACGGAAATATTGTTCACGAGATTTTGGCTTTTGTAAAAGATAAATCAGATATTGATTTGGCGGTTACAAAGTCGCTAGAAAATGGTTTGATAACTTATGATCAAATTGATCAAGTATCGCAGACTTTAAGAGAAATTGTAAATCATCCAGAGCTGGCAATTTGTTTTAATGGAGATGATACTGTTTTGAATGAGCAGACAATTGTTCAAAAAGAAGGAAGAATTTTAAAGCCAGATCGAGTTGTTTTCTTGGAAAATAAGGAAGCTTTTTTGCTGGATTATAAAACGGGAGCTGTAAATGCTAAATATCAGCAGCAAATTCAAGCATATCAAGATGCAATTGAAGATTTAGGGTACAAAGTGTTAAAAAAGGCTTTGGTGTATATAGGAGCGGAAATTGAAGTAGTAAATTTGTGA
- a CDS encoding OmpA family protein, producing MKHLNKLLVAVLMAMGLNAHAQDSNNPWAISFGVNAVDTRTSSGAGSGFFDQHFSQPFAVKDNWNILPSLSYIGVNRYVGSGFSVGLQGSVNKIDKFVSFSPTAPGHDSRGNVVTNPGDLMYYGIDATIKYSFQELIKSKVIDPSLSVGGGYTFFGDSSYGTVNPGAGLTFWFTDAIGLELATRYKWAVSGDRVDASGTPDAPSHFQHTAGLVFKFGGKDTDGDGIYDKDDACPDVAGLKQFNGCPDTDGDGIVDASDACPDVFGLAALNGCPDTDGDGIADKDDACPDVAGLAALKGCPDTDGDGIADKDDKCPTVAGPKENGGCPFLDADKDGVADKDDDCPTVPGPASNRGCPEVTSAALEDLKVQARAIYFNSGKATFKTGDKETPARLDAIKEILKNYPNAKFSIEGHTDSTGSAKINQKLSEDRAKAVLDALVQRGVNPENLEAKGFGASQPVASNKTAAGKAQNRRTEIRHIGSKYQGKL from the coding sequence ATGAAACATCTTAACAAACTTTTAGTTGCTGTATTGATGGCGATGGGTTTAAATGCTCACGCGCAAGATAGTAACAATCCATGGGCGATCTCTTTCGGGGTTAATGCTGTGGATACTAGAACAAGTTCTGGAGCGGGTAGTGGATTTTTTGATCAGCACTTCTCTCAGCCATTCGCAGTAAAAGACAACTGGAATATTCTTCCTTCTCTATCTTACATTGGTGTAAATAGATATGTAGGTAGCGGTTTCTCTGTTGGTTTACAAGGATCTGTAAACAAAATAGATAAATTCGTTTCTTTTTCTCCAACAGCTCCAGGGCACGATTCAAGAGGTAATGTTGTAACAAATCCTGGAGACTTAATGTACTATGGGATTGATGCTACTATCAAATACAGCTTCCAAGAATTAATCAAATCTAAAGTGATTGATCCTTCGTTATCTGTTGGTGGAGGTTACACTTTCTTTGGAGATAGCAGCTACGGAACTGTTAACCCAGGTGCTGGTTTAACTTTCTGGTTTACTGATGCTATTGGTCTTGAGTTAGCTACAAGATACAAATGGGCTGTTAGCGGAGATAGAGTTGATGCTTCTGGAACTCCAGATGCTCCATCTCACTTCCAACACACTGCAGGTTTAGTTTTCAAATTCGGAGGTAAAGATACTGACGGAGACGGAATCTATGACAAAGACGATGCTTGTCCAGATGTTGCTGGTTTAAAACAATTCAACGGATGTCCTGATACTGACGGTGACGGAATCGTTGACGCTTCTGACGCTTGTCCAGATGTATTTGGTTTAGCTGCATTAAACGGATGTCCTGATACTGACGGAGACGGAATTGCTGATAAAGATGATGCTTGTCCAGATGTTGCTGGTTTAGCTGCTTTAAAAGGTTGTCCTGATACTGACGGTGACGGAATCGCTGATAAAGATGACAAATGTCCTACAGTTGCTGGTCCTAAAGAAAACGGTGGTTGCCCATTCTTAGACGCTGATAAAGACGGTGTTGCTGATAAAGATGATGACTGTCCTACAGTTCCAGGTCCTGCAAGCAACAGAGGATGTCCAGAAGTTACTTCTGCTGCATTAGAAGATCTTAAAGTTCAAGCTAGAGCAATCTACTTCAACTCAGGAAAAGCTACTTTCAAAACTGGTGACAAAGAAACTCCAGCTAGATTAGATGCTATTAAAGAAATCCTTAAAAACTATCCAAACGCGAAATTCTCTATCGAAGGACACACAGATAGTACAGGTTCTGCTAAAATCAACCAAAAACTTTCTGAAGATAGAGCGAAAGCTGTATTAGATGCTTTAGTTCAAAGAGGTGTTAACCCAGAGAACTTAGAAGCTAAAGGATTTGGAGCTAGCCAACCAGTTGCAAGTAACAAAACTGCTGCAGGTAAAGCACAAAACAGAAGAACTGAAATTAGACACATTGGTTCTAAATACCAAGGAAAACTATAA
- a CDS encoding roadblock/LC7 domain-containing protein — protein MNEITTTLNDFLVSTKSTAALILNGKGKLITSLNLDYGDSIAAMSAAILSMSEKFLIDLEKGSLKQLYLKSAEGVIVGNKISGSNFIVAFSKEGSNLALLMRSTEEVSAELSKNSLLK, from the coding sequence ATGAATGAAATTACTACTACACTCAATGACTTTCTAGTCAGCACAAAATCAACTGCTGCTTTAATTTTAAATGGTAAAGGAAAGCTAATCACTTCTTTAAATTTAGACTACGGAGACAGCATTGCTGCCATGAGCGCAGCTATTTTATCTATGAGCGAAAAATTCTTAATTGACTTAGAAAAAGGCTCTCTTAAACAATTATACCTTAAAAGTGCCGAAGGCGTTATAGTTGGAAACAAAATTAGCGGTTCCAATTTTATTGTTGCTTTTTCTAAAGAAGGAAGCAATTTAGCGCTATTGATGCGTTCGACAGAAGAAGTATCTGCTGAGTTAAGCAAAAATTCCCTACTGAAATAA